The proteins below come from a single Vanessa cardui chromosome 7, ilVanCard2.1, whole genome shotgun sequence genomic window:
- the LOC124531442 gene encoding sodium/potassium-transporting ATPase subunit beta-2-like: MTVKKRPSDLTSLERFNMYYREREPPLTAGQKFQRFIWNPKTRQFCGRTGASWSKIALFYFIFYAALAVLVAICMWTFLQLLDARQPRWQLDGSIIGTNPGLGFRPTPPEVASSVIWYKGNDPGSYQFWVKELSNFLKKYKRDANKSGAGQNIHNCDFKLPPPAGKVCDVDVNAWSPCIEENGFAYQKSTPCIFLKLNKIYAWKPEFYNSSDHLPSAMPEDLKEHIRNMTAYDKNYLNMVWVSCQGENPADRENIGPIQYLPYRGFPGYYFPYSNQEGYLSPLVAVHLQRPKTGMLINIECRAWAHNIKYDRVEGIGSVHIEIMVE, from the exons ATGACGGTCAAGAAACGACCGTCAGATCTGACGAGCCTCGAACGGTTCAACATGTACTACCGTGAAAGGGAACCGCCTCTGACCGCAGGGCAGAAGTTCCAACGGTTTATATGGAATCCGAAGACGAGGCAGTTCTGCGGCAGGACCGGAGCAAGTTGGT CTAAAATAGCCTTATTCTACTTCATCTTCTACGCGGCGTTGGCAGTTCTCGTGGCCATCTGCATGTGGACTTTCCTACAGCTCCTAGACGCTAGACAGCCAAGATGGCAGCTGGATGGTTCCATTATTGGCACCAATCCTGGTCTCGGTTTCCGACCCACGCCTCCAGAGGTCGCCAGCAGCGTCATATGGTATAAAGGAAATGATCCCGGCAGCTACCAATTTTGGGTTAAGGAATTGTCGAATTTTTTGAAAA AATACAAACGGGACGCAAACAAATCAGGCGCTGGGCAAAACATTCACAATTGTGACTTCAAGCTTCCTCCCCCAGCTGGAAAGGTCTGCGACGTGGATGTTAATGCTTGGAGTCCATGTATCGAAGAAAACGGATTTGCATACCAGAAATCGACGCCTTGCATCTTTCTCAAATTAAACAAGATTTATGCCTGGAAACCAGAGTTTTACAACAGTTCTGATCATCTTCCTTCAGCCATGCCAGAAGATTTGAAAGAGCATATCCGGAATATGACAGCATATGATAAGAACTat CTGAATATGGTGTGGGTATCATGTCAAGGTGAAAATCCAGCAGATAGAGAGAACATTGGACCGATCCAGTACCTACCATACAGAGGTTTTCCAGGATATTACTTCCCCTACTCTAACCAAGAAGGCTACCTTAGTCCACTAGTTGCAGTTCATTTACAGAGACCAAAAA CTGGTATGCTGATCAATATCGAGTGTCGTGCCTGGGCGCATAATATCAAGTACGATAGAGTGGAAGGCATTGGTTCCGTACACATTGAAATTATGGTCGAATAA